A genomic stretch from Hoplias malabaricus isolate fHopMal1 chromosome 4, fHopMal1.hap1, whole genome shotgun sequence includes:
- the LOC136694285 gene encoding pro-neuregulin-4, membrane-bound isoform-like — MMAEHGDPCTGSDVSYCMNGGTCFKIPTVSTPTCVCGDNYKGSRCEQFQLLIISKDSEETGMIAGVVILLILILVLLAVLIFYICKMKRKAAQNKSKQNKNGEEYWKVQSNTIKDTPQAALSFI, encoded by the exons ATGATGGCAG AACATGGTGACCCATGCACTGGGTCAGATGTGTCCTACTGCATGAATGGGGGAACGTGCTTTAAAATTCCCACTGTGTCCACACCCACATGTGT GTGTGGAGACAACTATAAAGGCAGCAGATGTGAGCAATTCCAGCTGCTTATCATTTCAAAAGACAGCGAGGAGACAGGCATGATCGCTGGTGTGGTCATCCTCCTCATACTCATCCTGGTGTTGCTGGCCGTTCTCATCTTCTACATCTGCAA AATGAAAAGGAAAGCAGcccaaaataaaagcaaacagaataaaaatggtGAAGAGTACTGGAAGGTGCAGTCAAACACCATAAAGGATACACCACAAGCAGCATTAAGCTTCATTTGA